In Pongo abelii isolate AG06213 chromosome 5, NHGRI_mPonAbe1-v2.0_pri, whole genome shotgun sequence, the DNA window ggtctcaaactcctgacctccagtgatccacctgcctcggtctcccaaactgttggcattacttggctgggcgcggtggctcacacctgtaatcccatctttgggaggctgaggcaggcgaatcatctgaggtcaggagttcgagaccaaagtGATcgcattataggtgtgagccactgcacccggtttCAGTCTTTATATATAGCACATATAATTAGTCAACATTATCTGTTTACTTGTGTGTTCTGTGTCTCTGCTCTAGAATGCAAGCTCCACATTTCAGTTTTGTTCAGGGCTGTGTGCCCAGCATGTGGCAACCACTCAATAAACATTGGTTGAATGGATGCCACCTTTATGGAAGGAGCAAGGTGCTGGGAGGGAATACCGGGAGAAAAGAGAGTGCAGTGACCTGTCCCTTCAGCTGCTTAACAGAGTCACTGTGTTCCAGCTCCTGGGCCTTTAGCTGCACCATGAGGGCAAACACCTTCTCCCGCCAGCGGTTCAGCAGGAACTGGCACTTCCTGGTAAACTCAGGCTCCAGGGAATCTGAAGGTTGAACCTGAGGGAGAAGGAGTGAGAGAAAAGTGTGGGCTCctaggggaggagaggaaggaggtggCATCTTTGTTTCTCCTctgtcctgcctgggcaacatgagctaCAGCAAGAGGAGTTCACAGGAAGAAGGAGATCTAAGCAGGTTCTGGGGCACATCGACCCCTCCTGCCcacagggagagaggcaggggacAGTAGATGCAGGATGCGGCTGAGGGTGAGGGGTCTGGGGGTTGGGCTATACCTTCCTGGCCAgctcctcctcctgcagggtGAGGATGTGTGTGAGGCTCTGCACCCGCACCTGCAGCAGCTCCGCGGTGGCATGCAGGCTGTCCCGGTCCTCCTGCAAGTGCTGCAGGCGGAGGGAATCAGCCCCTCTGTAGGGCCTCCATACCGCTTTGGGTACCACCTTCTCTCCCGGAGGCTGTGCTCTACACGCTCCTCCAAGGGCCGTGCTTGCCTCCCAACCTGATCCCCAAGTCCCCACACAGATACATTGCTGCACCCTCACCTGCATGGTTTCCAAAAGCTTCTGTTGCTCCAGTTCCCATGTCTGGCTGTGGACCTCAGAAGGGACTTGTTCCCCGATGTATTTTCTTAGATTCTCAACCAGGGTCACCTGAGCCTCCAAGTCTTCCTGGGTCTTGCTAGGGTTGGGGTGGGAATGGGACAGCCATCAGTGGGGCGCCCTGCAGACCCACCACACCACCAACTGCTGGACCCCCGTCGGCATCCGCGCACCTACCTCAGCTGCTTCCGAAGCAGCTCGGCCTCCCTCTGAGCCTCGGCCAGCTCCTTGGCTTCCCCTGCTCTCCTGGTTTGCAGACTACTCAGAGACTTCTCCAAGCCCTCGGCCTTGCTGGTCAAACTGGAAAGAGCCTCCTCGTGAGCCTGTGTCAAAGAGGACAGCTGCGGAAAGAAGAGGGGGCTCAGCAGAGGCTTGACCCCACATGGAGGCCTTCCTTGTTCCCTTCACTCCCACTTTCTGTGACCTTAGAGAATGACCCAACCAATCACCCAATTGCGCACAGCAAATGGAAAGCTGGCAACTCACTTTCCGCAGCTGCCCCACAACCCATCAGGAGTTCTTGTCCGTTCTCCCCGAAAACATATCTtcacctctctctgtctctgtctccactGCCACCAACCCTCATCTTTTGCCTGTAAGCTACCCTCATCTtttgcctgggcaacagtgacCATCTCCTAACTAGTCTTTATAAGCCCTCGGTGGCTTCTCACAGCATTCATAACAAAACCCAGGTGTCTCTCCACACCTGCAGGCCAGGGGACCCGGCCTCTGCctacctcctgagctccagcCACAGGAAGTCTGCTGAGAACCAGACAGTGGCCCCTCCTTGCTCCACAGACCCCAGGCGATAGCCCCTCCTCAGGGCGGCTTCGCTGGGCTCTCTAATACCCCCCCGACCCTACACTGCCCCATCAGCTGTTCACGTCCTCCCGAGCACTTAGCACTGACCATATCTTGCTTATGTGTATGTGTTACTATCTGTTGGATAACACTGGAAGGAAAGCTCCAGGAAAGGAGGAATTTTGTGTCTTTTGCTCATGGCACCTCAAAGGGTTGCAGGGGTGTCAGAGCCACCAAGAGTCATGGGATGGACTGGAAAGGAGGGCAAAGTGGCCACCCTGCTTCCTGGTCTGCCTCCTCTAGCCCTGTCTCCATACAACAATAAAGTTAATTTGGGGGACATAAATGACAAAACTTTTTAGACATAAAATACAAATCTAATCATTTCTCTGCTTAAAACCTTTCAACAGTTGCTTATTActtgaaaaaacaatttttttttctctttttttggagatggagtttcactttgttgcccagactggagtgcaatggcatgatctcagctcactgcaaacgctgcctcccaggttcaagcgatcctcctgcctcaccctcccgagtagctgagattacaggcatgagccaccacgcccagctaatttttgtatttttagtagagatgaggttttaccatgttggccaggctggtctcgaactcctgacctcaagtgatccacccgcctcagcttcccaaagtgctgggattacacatgtgagcaaccatgcccagccctaatttctttaacaaaatagagatgggggtctcgctttgttgcccaggctggtctcaaactcctgggctcaagtgatccttccgctttggcctcccaaagtgctaggactggccgggcgcggtggctcacacctgtaatcccagcactttgggaggccgaggtgggtggatcatgaggtcaggggatcgagaccatcctggctaacatggtgaaaccccatctatactaaaaatacaaaaaattagccaggcagggtggtgggcgcctgcagtcccagctactcgggaggctgaggcagaatggcgtgaacccaggaggcggagcttgcagtgagctgagatcgcgccactgcactccagcctgggcgatagagagagactccgtctcaaaaaaaaaaaaaaaaaaacacaaagtgctaggattacaggtatgagccaccgcgcccagcctgctcaTTGCTCTTAATGGAAAGTAGCAAGTTCTGAAGTGGCCAAGGCCTTGTGCCCTGGGTCTTGTACTCTGCAGCACACTCAGCGCCCCTCATCTCTGCTCCAGCCTTCTGGCCTCCTCCTGTCCCCGCCTTCACCTGTTGTCCCACCGAGTGTCTTCCAGCTACCATTGGACCTCACACGCCTCTTCACTGGCCAACTCCTATTCAGCACAAATGGTAGCTTGCTGTTTTTtcagtctcgctctgctgcccaggctggagtgtgatctcagctcgctgcaacctgtctcccaggttcaagcaattctcctgcctcagcctcccaagaagctgggggattacaggcgcccaccaccatacccggctaatttttgtatcttttgtagagactggttttcttcatgttggccaggctggtcttgaactcctggcctcaagtgatccacccacctcggcctcccaaagtgctgggattacaggcatgagccactgcgcccggcctagctTCTTGTTTCTAAGTTTCTTTCATGAATCTCCTTTGTCTGTTTTCTGATTGGACTGCTGGTCTTTCCCTTACCAATTTCTAGGTACACATTTTGTATTAGGGATATTACCCTTTTCTTGTGATCTGAGCTAtaaatatagcttttttttttttttttttttttttgccattcgtAATGTTCATGTTATAAAGTCAATGGGATCAATCTTTTCCTTTACAGCTTCTAGATTTTGGATTTTGACTCACAGGTAGAAAGGCCTTGCCCACTACAAGGTTATAAAGGAATTCTCCCTTGTTTTCTCCcagttccttttttattttttgagacggagtcttcctctgtcgcccaggctggagtgcaatggcacgatctcggctcactacaacctccacctcccaggttcaagtgattctcctgccttggcctcccaagtagctgggattacaggtgcacaccaccacaccgggtgaatttttgtatttttagtagagacagggtttcgccatgttggccaggctggtcttgaactcctgaccttgtgatctgcctgcttcggactcccaaaatgctgggattacaggcgtgagccactgcgcctggccctatggTTTCTTTCCTTGACATGTCAATTGGTTACAGTGGCCTTCCCTGAACCCCAGACTAAGTTAGTGCTCTCTAGTCCTTCTCCTTCAAGGCATTCCTCCTGATTGCAATTAATTATGATTAAACTAAATGTGGATGTGTATATCCCCCACGAGGCTGTCAGTTCCATCCACGAAGGCAGGACTCAGGCTAATTTGGTCACTGAGTCTCAGAGATGGCAAAGAGTAAGCACTGGTTTGCGGACTGAATAATCTCTCTCTCCCAGTCCACCATAGCCCCCTTATACCCACCTTCCTCACTGCCCTCCACAATACCCCTGATGAATTGGTACCCGGAGTAAAGTAGAGAGGCAAACTACTTCCTACGAGAAAGGGAAGCAGGGCTTCAAGTGGTGGGAGGCCACCTGAGTCTTGGGGGAAAAGTGCAACCTGAATTAAGATCAAAGTACACAAATTCTCCATCTCTCTAGGCCATGTGTGTTTCTTTTCACCAAAGGTCTCATCACTCTACTACTCACTACTCATGGAGGGTCTTTTCTGCAATACCTGTTCTTTGCTTGGAAGCTAATGTCCAGCTCTCCGTTATGAATTTGAATCCTTTCCACCCCTGCATTCACCTGCTCTTGGTGCAGCCTCTGAACCTCTTCCAGCTCCCGCTGGCTCCCCTCTTCCAAGTTTTTCCGGATAACCTCAGCCCCAGCCAAAGCAGCACGCAGGCCCTCAGCCTCAGTTCGACCGGCCTTCTCCGCCCGTGCCAGAGCCTCTAGCTCCATGGCCTGGGCCTCTAGCCTCATCTTCTGCTGCAGCGAGGTCTCCCGCAGGAGCCGGACCTCCTCCTCCAGCCGCCGCAGCTCTTGCAGCTGCCGAGCGATCACTTCAGCCTGCTGGCTCAGGGCCTGTGACCCCTCCAGCTCCCAGGACCTTCAAAGACAGGTTAGTGCAGGTGAGACCTGTCTCCAGTGCTGGAAGGATAGTTGAGGGCATAAACatagcaggagaaagaaaagaggactgCTCTGCTCCCGTGTGGGGAGGTGAAGGGGGTGCTGAAGCTGGGGTATGGGGATGTCTGCATTGACATCATCATCATTCATCAAAGCCCTATTGAGCATGTTGAGTCCAGTGCCTGGACTCACAGGACCTAAAGTCTGGCTGAGATCATGGAACATGATCTCCCTAGAGAGAGCTACATACAGGCAGATTCAACATCAAATGTGTGTATCATTAGACcacacattcttttttgttttttggtgttttttttgtcttatttatttttttatttttaggccaCACATTTTAAGTTGAAAGGTTGGAAGAACACACAGGGACTTCTCAATTCTGATTTAAGGGCAAGAAGTTTGAGGGAGGAATGGGCATAGAGAGGTCATGAGCTTCCAGTATCAATATATGGTGAGGGCAGGTGCTAATTAAAAGGCatttattggccgggcacggtggctcacgcctgtaatcccagcattttgggaggccgaggtgggcggatcacgaggtcaggagatcgagaccatcctggttaacacggtgaaaccccgtctctactaaaaatataaaaaattagccgggtgtggtggcaggtgcctgtagtcccagctacttgggaggctgaggcaggagaatggcatcaacccgggaggcggagcttgcagtgagccaagatctcgccactgcactccagcctgggcaacagaatgagactccgtctcaaaaaaaaaggcatttattgAGTGTTAGGTATACTTTATGAAGAGTTTGAGAGAACAGTACATAAATAACATAGTGTCAGCCTTTGGAGAAATCGTCTACCAATGTCACGTGAAGTTTAATCCAGCTTGGAACATGGCTCCTGAGGCAGCTCTCTGAGACCCAGGACTACAAgagattgttgttgttgttgttgttgttgtttttagagacagggtatcattgtgtcacccaggcctcAATGCAGTGGCtagatcataggtcactgcagccttcaactcctgagctcaagcagtcctaccaccttagcctcctgagtagctgggactacaaatgcatgccaccacagccagctaattattttctgtggagacggagtctcgctttgttgcccaggctggtcttgaactcctgggctcaagtgatcctcctgtctcagctcccaaagtgctaggattataggtgtgagccaccatatctggctctttctttctttctttcttttttctagtaGCAGGGGATCTGTAGGCTagggaaattaagtaacttgccaaatgTCCTCTAGCTGGTAGTCAAACTAGAAATagagtctctgtctcctgacACCCAGTCTAGTATTCCTTCTTCATCATGCTGCTTCTTCTAATGTAATCCTACTCTGGAGCAAAATGGCAGAATGATATCCCAGTACATCTGGGAAAAGACACATGAAACAACAAGAGTAAGAATGTTTACAGACAATACGACAGCATGGCCAGCTCCCACAGCACATCCTCTGTAAAGGCTTTCTTCCATCAGAATGAACCCACACCGCCACAGTGCTGGGTCTCTACTTCTAGTTTGCACTTCTTCATCTTGCCTCATACTATGCTTTACCATCAGCTGGTGGTTAATCTATCTCCCCTCTTAGGATTTTAGATTCCTTATTAATTACAAATTTAAGTCAGAATTTGTCTTATTCACTATTGTTATCCTCATCCCTAGCACTTAGCACGCTGCTTTATTATTTATGCACTGTAGGAACTAATAATTGCTTACATAAAAATGAGTACGTTCTGGAAACTAGGGCCGAAATAGGGTAAGGAGTTTATTCCAGTGAGGAAGGGTCACTAGCAAGCAAGCCTGAGAAAACAGCGTGGATGGATCCCTACCTGCCTCTCCACCCTGGCTCCTGCCTGTTACTGGAAACATCCCGTTCCCACATGGTCACTTGAGGTCTCTGGGTGTCTAGCCGCCTCTCTGAGACATCTTGATGGCCTGGGGGTTGGACCAGGGGAATGTCTGAGAGCCAGGTGGGAGCCATTCTTGGCAGAGTTAAAAGGGGCCGAGCTTGAAAGTGGGAGGGGGGAATCAGCCCAGTGGAACCTGAagaattacaaaaacaaagatgGTCAGTTTCCCAGGCAGAGACAACCACCACTCCCCTTGTCTGGTCCCACTGACCTGAAGGTGGAAACATCTCCACATTATTTGAAGGCTCTAGATTCTGTCTCCAGCCATCTATGTTCCCCTGGACAACAGGAGAAACAAAGACACTTCAATTCAATTTTCAGGCCACCTTCCAAAGAAAAAGCCCCTACAATAACAAAGTCATAATCCTTGAATTACAGCCAGGTCCACCCAATGCTCAGCTCTTTTCCTACTTCCCCAAAGAAGTAGGAGATACCCCAAATTCACTTGCTTGTCTCAACCTGGTTCCTCATGGAACCCAAGCAACTAACTATCAAGTGGAGAGAATTTACTGAAAGAGACAGACTGAGAGGGGCTCTACGGCTTTACTCATGCTTTCAGGATTCTAGGCAGTGCCTTTACCCTCCTCCTTAAGTTTCTATGGTCCCTGCTGCTCCTGGCCAGAGGTGAGAAAGGAGGTACACAGTGCAGGGGTCTTGAACGCCATCTCCAGAGTTCTCTCCATGGCTCAGCAAGGCCTGAGGGAAGCCCATCCAGACACCACCAGGCCATGACTCTTGGGTCCTTCCCTGTTAAAGTGCTGGCCCAAGGCCTGGCCCCAGCTGAATGTGGCCACATGCAGGGCTAGACCCTCCCCAAGACCTTGGGAATCCAGGCAGCCTAGATCCCCAGGCAGAAAAGCCAGCGTCCTGACATCTCATTCAAATCTTTCCTGAGGCTGTTCTCTCAGTTTCTCTCTACTATCCCCTCAGCTTCCATGCCTGCCGCCCGCCTCCTCTTTCTCGAGTCCTAACACATAGTGGGCACTTTCAgatcttcctcccaccctcccaccctcatTAATCTATTTTTTACCCGAATCTGGGATCCCTACTCCCGTCCCTTTTTACAACCTAATCTACTTTTTTCTGAAGGAATTATTCTGGTCCTGACCCTCACCCCCATCTCTCAATAGCCTGCCCTCGCCCCCTGTACGCTAGCCGGCTCTACTCTCCCCCGACGGCTCCCCTAGATACCCGAGGCTTCACCCAGTTAGCCCCTGAGCTCTAAGGCTGTTCTGATCTCCTCATCTGTCCCTTCACCTGGCCCCTGTACCCCCTTCCCCTTTGGACCCCTTGAACCCTCCCAGCACCCCCGCTCAGCCCCTTCCCGCCCCCAACCGACTCCCAACTCTTGCCGAACGTCCCTTACCAACCGCGAGCGCACCCTACTGCGCTTTGGCCACACCCCCTACGCCTGGCTTCCGGCCCCGCCTCTGCCCCTGACCGCGCCTGCGCAAGGCGGACGCCCCAAAGTCCTATTTCACTCTGttgggaggagggggaaaggtgTACGCAGGCGCAGTGGCGTCTAAATCTGGGCCCACTAAATGCGTCAGAGCATCTCCGCGCCCAGGCGGAGCCTCCTCACTGCGGGAACCCGGGAAAACTTGTGAACTAATCAGAAAAAGTGGAAGGCGGGAGATCTTGGGGCGCTGTCCAATGGCGCGGAAGAGAACAAATGAGCTGGCCAATCGGGAACGGCACGGGGGGCGGGCTCGCTCGGCGCGAAGTTCGGGCCCGGGAATTCCGAAGGAGGGGGTAGGCGCTGCCCGCGCGCCGAGGCCGCGCCCCTCCTGGCCCCGGCTCTTGGCTGTCAAACAGCTGCAGCAGCGTCGGCTCCGGCCGAGGAGCCCAAGGGGTCCCGGGACCCGCCGCACAGGCTGGCACTGCTTGAAGAGGAGGCTACTTGGAGACTGCGCCGCGCGGGTAGATCCGAAACGGGGCTGGGGCGGAGAGGGAAAAGGCCGGGTATGCCTTGCATGATCGCGGGGAGCTCCTTCCTGTTTTTATCCCACCTAGAGAAGCCGGGAAGTAGGGGTTTAGGTCCAATTTGTTGGAGTACTTAAGGACTCGTTTGCACTTCCTTTTGGGGGATGACAGTGGATTCATTGCCCTCGGAGGTTCAAACTAGTTATGAGTGAGGGATTGGCCAGAAGATCGGCGCGCAGGCAAGCAGGAGTGCTCTATTAGGATAAGCAAGTTTGACAGGAAGAAGCTGCTCTTCTCCGAATTACACAGAGGTGATGTGTTCGTATTGCACGTAGACGTGTGTATAACAGGACCTCCTTCCCCGCGCCCCGCCACCCCGACACACACAGGAGCTGCCTAAAGTATCCTTGCCTTGCAGGTTGGAGGCTCCCCAAATATTTTGCGATCTGAGGATCCAGCTCAAGTGAGGTGCCATAGGACGTGTTCCTGAGTTTGCATTGCACGGAGACCttcctggaatttttcatttgcaAGTCGGCTTAACAACCAATTTTGCATTGAGTCCTAGGCTGCTTGCACTCTGAATTTGGGCTATTCAGGTAGTGTGTTCAAAGTTGAAACCGCATACAGCACAACTCAAGTTGGCATCAGACTGGGAAGCGAACTTAAGCCAGCTGTGCGTGGCCCAGGAGTGGGAAAGGAAATGGATGCCTGAAGTGGAAGAGGTGGTGCAAAGGGGGCACCGCCCATGCTGCCCTGCTTCCAACTGCTGCGCATAGGGGGCGGCAGGGGCGGTGATCTCTACACCTTCCACCCCCCGGCCGGGGCTGGCTGCACCTATCGCTTGGGCCACAGGGCCGACCTGTGTGATGTGGCTCTGCGGCCCCAGCAGGAGCCTGGCCTCATCTCTGGGATCCACGCCGAACTGCATGCCGAGCCCCGGGGTGATGATTGGAGGGTCAGCCTGGAAGACCACAGCAGCCAAGGTGAGCATTAAGCAGGGCAGCTTTGCCCCTGGGTGGTTGAAGCTCCAGGCTGGAATGAGTAAGGTCTCCACAAGACCCTGCTGCCTGCCTCCCATACTCCCATCAGATTGGATGGATGGTCGTGGTCCAGACCTTCATCTTCCCACCAGAAGTGTGCACAGTCAGAAGCTCTCTGCCAGACTGACCCTTTTTGGTCCCGTTTAGCTCATACAGGACCTGGGGTATCATCAGAAAGATGTCACAGTGGGGATGTTCTGAGGCCACTAGAGGCCAAGTTTAGACTTGATTCAGTTTCCAGCTTTGCTGAGGCACTCTGTTCCTGGGTTAGGGCAGTTTTATGttgaataatgtttttaataatcTGGGCATGTGTCTTTCTCCCTGACTTGAGGCAGTTAGCCTCAGAAAGCCTAGATTCACATTTGAGTTCTGCCACTGCTTCTTGGTAAAATCAACTGTAGGAGTCTTGTGGTTATTAGACTATAGTAGCCAACATTCATCTAGTGCTTATTGTTATGAGCCAGGCACTATTTTAAGTGTATTGAATGTAAGTGGTACTAATATTATCCTCACTTACAGtaaaggaaaatgaggcacaaagaggttaaggaacttgtccagggcttggcatggtggcttacacctgtaatccagcactttgggaggctaaggcagggtggatcacttgagctcaggagttcgagaccagcctgggcaacatggtgaaaacctgtctctaccaaaaaattaattaatttttttaaaaaaggctgggcgcgatggctcatgcctgtaatcccagcactttgggaggccgagatgggcagatcacgaggtcgggagttcgagaccagcctgaccaacatgttgaaactccatctctactgaaaaaaaaaaaatacaaaaattagccaggtgtggtggcgtgcacctgtaaccccagctactcaggaggctgaagcaggagaatcacttgaacccgggaggcggaggttgcagtgagctgagatcgcaccaccgcactccagcttgggcgacaaagtgagactccatctcaaacaaacaaacaaaaagcttgcccagggtcacatagcTGGTAAGTGGTAGAGCTAGGATCTGAATAAGCTGGAACTGGGGGAGAGTGAGCATGTTTGAAAATTggaccttaaaaaaataaaataaaataaaaagaaaattggaccttagggcggggcacagtggctcatgcctgtaatcccagcactttgggaggctgaggcgggcagatcaggaggccaggagtatgagaccaggaGTATGAGAcaggtaaaaccctgtctctgctaaaaataaaaaaattagccggatgtggtggcatgtgcctgtaatcccagctactcaggaggctgaagcaggagaattgcttgaacctgggaggcggagtgcagtgagctgagattgcactactgcactccagcctgggcaatagagcaaaactccatctcaaaaaaaaaaaaaaaagaaagaaaagaaaaaaagaagaaagacagaaaattggACCTTAGGAGAGTGAGGGCAGGGATCCTTTGTAGGAAGGCACAAGAAACACAGACTTGTTCCTAGCTGACAAGGAGCATACTGCCTGGTACCTGTCACCTGCTGAGGGGCTTAGGATGTGAGGGAGAATCTGATAACAGTTTCATGTTCTTCCCCAGAAATTATAGATTTCTCCACTCCTGACTCTGGTCATTTCTGTTTTTGTCCTCCGTATTTGCCTGGTGCCCCACCATCAACAGGTACTTTGGTCAATAATGTCCGACTCCCAAGAGGTCACAGGCTGGAATTGAGTGATGGAGACCTCCTGACCTTTGGCCCTGAAGGGCCCCCAGGAACCAGTCCCTCAGAGTTCTACTTCATGTTCCAACAAGTACGAGTCAAGCCTCAGGACTTTGCTGCCATTACCATCCCACGGTCTAGGGGAGAAGCCCGGGTTGGGGCTGGTTTCCGGCCTGTGCTGCCCTCCCAGGGGGCTCCACAGCGGCCTCTCAGCaccctctcccctgcccccaaGGCCACACTGATCCTGAACTCCATAGGCAGCCTCAGCAAGCTCCGGCCCCAGCCCCTCACCTTCTCCCCTAGTTGGGGTGGACCAAAGAGCCTGCCTGTTCCCACCCCACCTGGGGAAGTGGGGACCACGCCTTCTGCTCCACCCCAACGCAATCGGAGGAAATCTGTTCACCGAGTGTTGGCAG includes these proteins:
- the CCHCR1 gene encoding coiled-coil alpha-helical rod protein 1 isoform X5, whose product is MWPHSAGARPWASTLTGKDPRVMAWWCLDGLPSGLAEPWRELWRWRSRPLHCVPPFSPLARSSRDHRNLRRRGNIDGWRQNLEPSNNVEMFPPSGSTGLIPPSHFQARPLLTLPRMAPTWLSDIPLVQPPGHQDVSERRLDTQRPQVTMWERDVSSNRQEPGWRGRSWELEGSQALSQQAEVIARQLQELRRLEEEVRLLRETSLQQKMRLEAQAMELEALARAEKAGRTEAEGLRAALAGAEVIRKNLEEGSQRELEEVQRLHQEQLSSLTQAHEEALSSLTSKAEGLEKSLSSLQTRRAGEAKELAEAQREAELLRKQLSKTQEDLEAQVTLVENLRKYIGEQVPSEVHSQTWELEQQKLLETMQHLQEDRDSLHATAELLQVRVQSLTHILTLQEEELARKVQPSDSLEPEFTRKCQFLLNRWREKVFALMVQLKAQELEHSDSVKQLKGQVASLQEQVTSQSQEQAILQRSLQDKAAEVEVERIGAKGLQLELSRAQEARHRWQQQTASAEEQLRLVVNAVSSSQIWLESTMAKVEEAAARLPSLSNRLSYAVCKVHTIRGLIARKLALAQLRQESCPLPPPVTDVSLELQQLREERNRLDAELQLSARLIQQEVGRAREQGEAERQQLSKVAQQLEQELQQTQESLASLGLQLEVARQGQQESTEEAASLRQELTQQQELYGQALQEKVAEVETRLREQLSDTERRLNEARREHAKAVVSLRQIQRRAAQEKERSRELRHLQEEARKEEGQRLARRLQELERDKNLMLATLQQEGLLSRYKQQRLLTVLPSLLDKKKSVVSSPRPPECSASAPVAPAVPTRESIKGSLSVLLDDLQGLSEAISKEEAVCQGDNLDRCSSSNPQMSS
- the CCHCR1 gene encoding coiled-coil alpha-helical rod protein 1 (The RefSeq protein has 5 substitutions compared to this genomic sequence) encodes the protein MFPPSGSTGLIPPSHFQARPLLTLPRMAPTWLSDIPLVQPPGHQDVSERRLDTQRPQVTMWERDVSSNRQEPGWRGRSWELEGSQALSQQAEVIARQLQELRRLEEEVRLLRETSLQQKMRLEAQAMELEALARAEKAGRTEAEGLRAALAGAEVIRKNLEEGSQRELEEVQRLHQEQLSSLTQAHEEALSSLTSKAEGLEKSLSSLQTRRAGEAKELAEAQREAELLRKQLSKTQEDLEAQVTLVENLRKYVGEQVPSEVHSQTWELEQQKLLETMQHLQEDRDSLHATAELLQVRVQSLTHILTLQEEELARKVQPSDSLEPEFTRKCQFLLNRWREKVFALMVQLKAQELEHSDSVKQLKGQVASLQEQVTSQSQEQAILQRSLQDKAAEVEVERIGAKGLQLELSRAQEARHRWQQQTASAEEQLRLVVNAVSSSQIWLESTMAKVEEAAARLPSLNNRLSYAVRKVHTIRGLIARKLALAQLRQESCPLPPPATDVSLELQQLREERNRLDAELQLSARLIQQEVGRAREQGEAERQQLSKVAQQLEQELQQTQESLASLGLQLEVARQGQQESTEEAVSLRQELTQ
- the CCHCR1 gene encoding coiled-coil alpha-helical rod protein 1 isoform X26, with amino-acid sequence MWPHSAGARPWASTLTGKDPRVMAWWCLDGLPSGLAEPWRELWRWRSRPLHCVPPFSPLARSSRDHRNLRRRGNIDGWRQNLEPSNNVEMFPPSGHQDVSERRLDTQRPQVTMWERDVSSNRQEPGWRGRSWELEGSQALSQQAEVIARQLQELRRLEEEVRLLRETSLQQKMRLEAQAMELEALARAEKAGRTEAEGLRAALAGAEVIRKNLEEGSQRELEEVQRLHQEQLSSLTQAHEEALSSLTSKAEGLEKSLSSLQTRRAGEAKELAEAQREAELLRKQLSKTQEDLEAQVTLVENLRKYIGEQVPSEVHSQTWELEQQKLLETMQVQPSDSLEPEFTRKCQFLLNRWREKVFALMVQLKAQELEHSDSVKQLKGQVASLQEQVTSQSQEQAILQRSLQDKAAEVEVERIGAKGLQLELSRAQEARHRWQQQTASAEEQLRLVVNAVSSSQIWLESTMAKVEEAAARLPSLSNRLSYAVCKVHTIRGLIARKLALAQLRQESCPLPPPVTDVSLELQQLREERNRLDAELQLSARLIQQEVGRAREQGEAERQQLSKVAQQLEQELQQTQESLASLGLQLEVARQGQQESTEEAASLRQELTQQQELYGQALQEKVAEVETRLREQLSDTERRLNEARREHAKAVVSLRQIQRRAAQEKERSRELRHLQEEARKEEGQRLARRLQELERDKNLMLGPSLSCSMTCRA
- the CCHCR1 gene encoding coiled-coil alpha-helical rod protein 1 isoform X10, encoding MWPHSAGARPWASTLTGKDPRVMAWWCLDGLPSGLAEPWRELWRWRSRPLHCVPPFSPLARSSRDHRNLRRRGNIDGWRQNLEPSNNVEMFPPSGHQDVSERRLDTQRPQVTMWERDVSSNRQEPGWRGRSWELEGSQALSQQAEVIARQLQELRRLEEEVRLLRETSLQQKMRLEAQAMELEALARAEKAGRTEAEGLRAALAGAEVIRKNLEEGSQRELEEVQRLHQEQLSSLTQAHEEALSSLTSKAEGLEKSLSSLQTRRAGEAKELAEAQREAELLRKQLSKTQEDLEAQVTLVENLRKYIGEQVPSEVHSQTWELEQQKLLETMQHLQEDRDSLHATAELLQVRVQSLTHILTLQEEELARKVQPSDSLEPEFTRKCQFLLNRWREKVFALMVQLKAQELEHSDSVKQLKGQVASLQEQVTSQSQEQAILQRSLQDKAAEVEVERIGAKGLQLELSRAQEARHRWQQQTASAEEQLRLVVNAVSSSQIWLESTMAKVEEAAARLPSLSNRLSYAVCKVHTIRGLIARKLALAQLRQESCPLPPPVTDVSLELQQLREERNRLDAELQLSARLIQQEVGRAREQGEAERQQLSKVAQQLEQELQQTQESLASLGLQLEVARQGQQESTEEAASLRQELTQQQELYGQALQEKVAEVETRLREQLSDTERRLNEARREHAKAVVSLRQIQRRAAQEKERSRELRHLQEEARKEEGQRLARRLQELERDKNLMLATLQQEGLLSRYKQQRLLTVLPSLLDKKKSVVSSPRPPECSASAPVAPAVPTRESIKGSLSVLLDDLQGLSEAISKEEAVCQGDNLDRCSSSNPQMSS